A genomic segment from Micropterus dolomieu isolate WLL.071019.BEF.003 ecotype Adirondacks linkage group LG03, ASM2129224v1, whole genome shotgun sequence encodes:
- the sphk2 gene encoding sphingosine kinase 2: MRSPEPSSPSTAEALLHGQFASWGSGSNSNNNSCPNSPGGPGGLSPAASPTPAPASNYALTLTHTHIHIQRLSPRMGKEARLLLPLSELVGCSCPRAPAPPLLVLYWYPPGKRRKGVSRRRQVRAYLAESRPEAEKWSAAVQCLLRGVTVTADTEFSRSLLPRPRRLLLLVNPFSGRGQAMQWCQTHILPMIREANISYNLIQTERQNHARELIREILLPEWDGIIIVSGDGLLHEVINGLMERPDWEQAIKIPVGILPCGSGNALAGSVNHNAGYDMCLREPLLLNCCFLLCRGGVRPMDVVSVTTSPSPNSRPAAPRRLFSFLSVAWGFVSDVDIESERYRGLGSARFTLGTLVRIASLRSYKGRLSYLPPSICNTSPDATPPPPRRPLSRSITEGLEGFCQTPIHRTCSDMGISEQRSLRRGEGEREKEERQRERERRRERARGGGTGVVRASSLAEDREREREGEEGMDAEEERSGTSSESNERDECNMGRGEKLAGIKDEREDEGGVEHDSSEMEEDRGKDGEGSGGSIEEERALHARELGESCGVDMGQEADEEPDGCLPQKARQALRKNSAPSSQIVNALFNQPLRQEADTDSGTSYGVEDMDLNGTYYQKEPYQLDAARERSLTISSPFRHSPFSYKTKTMDQNQNSSRPRPLSLLQHSHSNSLPPKFPSLSLSLSPTPPSSPSCASPHSSSYLVPRPNTPNSTSPSPSLRTPSSSFNFDIAEPAGPQKNRPFVSLPLNLPRDDLLPPLDQPLPTRDWVTIEGDFVLVLALYQTHLGADLHAAPQARFDDGLIHLTFVRAGISRATLLRLFFAMERGTHHSVSSPYVSHVTCRAFRLQPLSTRGTLTVDGELVPYGPLQAQVHPSMARLIVGDSGVKITRF; encoded by the exons ATGCGATCTCCAGAACCTTCTTCACCTTCCACTGCAGAAGCCCTACTTCATGGCCAGTTTGCCAGCTGGGGATCcggcagcaacagcaacaataaCAGCTGCCCCAACAGCCCTGGTGGTCCAGGGGGGCTCTCCCCTGCTGCTTCTCCTACTCCGGCTCCGGCCTCCAACTATGCCTTGaccctcacacacacccacatacataTCCAGCGTCTGTCACCACGGATGGGGAAGGAAGCCCGTCTCCTGCTGCCTTTATCAGAGCTGGTGGGGTGCAGTTGTCCTCGTGCCCCTGCACCCCCTCTCCTGGTGCTGTATTGGTACCCACCAGGCAAACGACGGAAAGGGGTCTCTAGGCGCAGGCAGGTGAGGGCCTACCTGGCTGAAAGCAGGCCTGAAGCTGAGAAGTGGTCGGCTGCTGTGCAGTGTCTACTCAGAGGTGTGACCGTCACTGCTGACACAG aattttcaagaaGTCTGCTACCTCGTCCCAGGCGTCTACTGTTATTGGTCAATCCCTTTAGTGGGAGAGGCCAGGCGATGCAGTGGTGTCAGACCCACAtcctgccaatgatcagagagGCCAACATCAGCTACAACCTTATACAGACAG AGCGTCAGAACCATGCCAGAGAGCTTATCAGAGAGATATTGCTACCAGAGTGGGATGGCATCATCATCGTTTCTGGAGATGGCCTACTGCATGAG GTAATTAATGGGCTAATGGAGCGCCCTGACTGGGAACAAGCAATAAAAATACCTGTCGGCATTCTGCCCTGCGGCTCTGGGAATGCACTGGCTGGCTCCGTCAACCACAATGCAGG GTATGACATGTGCCTTCGGGAGCCCCTCCTTTTGAACTGCTGCTTTTTGCtctgtcgaggtggtgtccgcCCCATGGACGTGGTCTCTGTGACAACAAGCCCTTCTCCCAACAGTCGTCCTGCAGCACCCAGGAgactgttttctttcctttctgttGCCTGGGGCTTTGTGTCTGATGTGGACATTGAGAGTGAGAG GTATCGTGGCCTGGGCTCAGCTCGCTTCACCCTGGGCACCCTGGTGCGCATAGCTTCTCTTCGGTCCTACAAGGGTCGTCTGTCCTACCTGCCTCCCTCTATTTGCAACACGTCACCAGATGCCACGCCTCCTCCGCCAAGAAGACCCCTCTCCCGCAGTATCACAGAAGGCCTGGAGGGATTCTGTCAAACACCCATCCATCGCACCTGCTCTGACATGGGCATCAGCGAGCAGAGGAGCCTGCGTaggggtgagggagagagggaaaaagaggagaggcagcgagaaagggagaggagaagggagAGGGCTAGAGGAGGAGGAACCGGCGTGGTGAGGGCAAGCAGCCTGGCAGAGGACAGAGAGCGTGAacgggagggggaggaggggatgGATGCAGAAGAGGAGAGGTCCGGGACGAGTTCTGAATCAAATGAAAGGGATGAATGCAATATGGGAAGGGGAGAAAAGTTAGCGGGGAtcaaggatgaaagggaagatGAGGGAGGAGTAGAGCATGACTCCAGTGAGATGGAGGAGGATAGGGGGAAGGATGGGGAAGGCAGTGGCGGTTCTATAGAGGAGGAGAGAGCATTGCATGCGAGAGAGCTGGGAGAGAGCTGTGGGGTAGACATGGGGCAAGAGGCAGATGAAGAGCCAGACGGTTGTTTGCCTCAGAAAGCCAGACAGGCACTAAGAAAGAATTCAGCCCCTTCAAGCCAGATAGTGAACGCTCTCTTCAACCAGCCTCTCAGACAGGAGGCTGACACAGACTCTGGCACTTCATACGGGGTAGAGGACATGGATCTTAATGGAACCTACTACCAGAAAGAACCCTATCAACTGGACGCTGCTCGTGAGCGATCTCTCACCATATCCTCTCCCTTTCGTCACTCACCCTTCTCttacaagaccaagaccatggACCAAAATCAGAACTCCTCCCGGCCGAggcccctctccctcctccagcACTCCCACTCAAACTCCCTCCCTCCTAAATTCCCTTCCCTCTCCCTGTCGCTTTCTCCCACCCCCCCATCTTCCCCTTCATGTGCCTCTCCACACTCCTCATCCTACCTCGTCCCCCGCCCTAACACCCCAAATTCCACCTCGCCCTCACCCTCTCTGCGCACACCGTCCTCATCTTTTAACTTTGACATTGCCGAGCCAGCAGGACCCCAAAAGAACCGCCCTTTCGTCTCACTGCCTTTAAATCTCCCTAGGGATGACTTGTTACCCCCCCTCGACCAACCCCTTCCCACCAGAGATTGGGTAACCATTGAAGGGGACTTTGTGCTGGTCCTGGCCCTTTATCAGACCCACCTCGGGGCTGATCTTCATGCTGCACCCCAGGCCAGGTTTGACGATGGGCTGATCCATCTGACCTTTGTGCGGGCGGGGATCTCCAGAGCCACTCTGCTGAGGCTGTTCTTTGCCATGGAAAGAGGAACACACCACTCCGTCAGCTCGCCGTATGTGAGCCATGTTACCTGCAGGGCcttcaggctgcagcctctgtcTACACGGGGGACACTCACTGTGGATGGAGAACTGGTGCCCTATGGGCCACTTCAAGCGCAG GTTCATCCTTCCATGGCTCGTCTCATCGTTGGTGACTCTGGGGTGAAGATTACCAGATTCTAA